A section of the Amycolatopsis sp. AA4 genome encodes:
- the arsB gene encoding ACR3 family arsenite efflux transporter: MTGTHPGVVGKLSTLDRYLPGWIAAAMVAGLLAGRWIPGLNTALSAVRVDGISLPIALGLLVMMYPVLAKVRYDRLGTVTADRRLLWPSLVLNWLIGPALMFALAWLLLPDLPEYRTGLIIVGLARCIAMVIIWNDLACGDREAAAVLVALNSVFQVVMFGVLGWFYLAVLPGWLGLPQADLAVSAWQIAKSVLVFLGIPLLAGYLSRRLGERAKGRTWYESRFLPKVGPLALYGLLFTIVILFALQGDQITSRPLDAARIALPLLVYFGLMWAGSYALGKAVGLSYERTTTLAFTAAGNNFELAIAVAIATFGATSGQALAGVVGPLIEVPVLVALVYVSLALRRRFAPVPAEVSP, encoded by the coding sequence ATGACCGGCACGCACCCCGGGGTCGTCGGCAAACTGTCCACTTTGGACCGTTACCTGCCCGGGTGGATCGCGGCCGCGATGGTCGCCGGGCTGCTGGCCGGCCGGTGGATTCCGGGGCTGAACACCGCGTTGTCCGCGGTGCGGGTCGACGGGATTTCGCTGCCCATCGCGCTCGGGCTGCTGGTGATGATGTACCCGGTGCTGGCGAAGGTCCGCTACGACCGGCTCGGCACGGTGACGGCCGACCGGCGGCTGCTGTGGCCGTCGCTGGTGCTGAACTGGCTGATCGGCCCGGCGCTGATGTTCGCGCTCGCCTGGCTTCTGCTGCCGGATCTGCCGGAGTACCGGACCGGGCTGATCATCGTGGGCCTCGCTCGCTGCATCGCGATGGTGATCATCTGGAACGACCTGGCCTGCGGAGACCGGGAAGCGGCCGCCGTTCTGGTCGCGCTGAATTCGGTGTTCCAGGTGGTCATGTTCGGCGTCCTCGGCTGGTTCTACCTCGCCGTCCTGCCCGGCTGGCTCGGCCTTCCGCAAGCGGATCTGGCCGTTTCCGCGTGGCAGATCGCCAAGAGCGTGCTGGTGTTCCTCGGCATCCCGCTGCTCGCTGGCTACTTGTCCCGACGGCTGGGCGAACGCGCGAAGGGCCGCACCTGGTACGAATCCCGGTTCCTGCCGAAGGTCGGCCCGCTCGCGCTGTACGGGCTGCTGTTCACCATCGTGATCCTGTTCGCCTTGCAGGGGGACCAGATCACCAGCCGCCCGCTCGACGCCGCCCGGATCGCGTTGCCGTTGCTGGTCTACTTCGGACTCATGTGGGCCGGTTCCTACGCGCTCGGCAAGGCGGTCGGCCTGTCGTACGAACGAACCACGACGCTGGCGTTTACCGCTGCGGGCAACAACTTCGAACTCGCCATCGCGGTCGCGATCGCCACTTTCGGTGCGACCAGCGGACAAGCGCTCGCCGGGGTCGTCGGGCCGCTCATCGAAGTCCCGGTACTGGTGGCGCTGGTCTACGTGTCTCTCGCCCTTCGGCGGCGCTTCGCGCCCGTGCCCGCGGAGGTTTCTCCATGA
- a CDS encoding arsenate reductase ArsC gives MTVPEVLFVCVHNAGRSQMAAGLLHHHARGRVLVRSAGSAPADTINPAVVAVMAELGIDLSRELPKPLTAEGVQSADVVITMGCGDACPGYPGKRYLDWKLDDPAGLPADQVRPIRDEIDRRVRALLAELVS, from the coding sequence ATGACCGTCCCCGAAGTTCTCTTCGTCTGCGTCCACAACGCCGGACGCTCGCAAATGGCGGCCGGGTTGCTGCACCATCACGCCCGCGGCCGGGTCCTCGTCCGCTCCGCCGGATCCGCGCCGGCCGACACGATCAACCCCGCCGTGGTCGCGGTCATGGCCGAACTCGGCATCGACCTGTCCCGCGAACTCCCGAAGCCGTTGACCGCCGAGGGCGTCCAATCGGCGGATGTAGTCATCACCATGGGCTGCGGAGACGCCTGTCCGGGGTACCCCGGCAAGCGCTATCTCGACTGGAAGCTGGACGATCCGGCAGGCCTCCCGGCCGACCAGGTCCGCCCGATCCGCGACGAGATCGACCGGCGGGTCCGGGCTTTGCTCGCCGAGCTGGTCAGCTGA
- a CDS encoding ATP-dependent DNA helicase UvrD2, giving the protein MAIASSPQSRQSRASLLDGLDPEQRAAAAAPRGPVCVLAGAGTGKTRTITHRIAHLVRSGHVAAGQVLAVTFTTRAAGEMRTRLRGLGVDAAQALTFHAAARRQLRYFWPRVVGDRPWDLIDNKFRLVAQAAQRVRLSTETEVLRDLASEIEWSKASLVSPDDYPSVAARMQRDTPAPVAQVAEVYRWYEELKTNAQVLDFDDLLLQTTAVLEKHDAVAAEFRDRYRCFVVDEYQDVTPLQQRLLDAWLGGRDDLTVVGDANQTIYSFGGASPKSLLEFTRRFPEATVVRLERDYRSTPQVVALANRVIGAARGRPAGSRLKLIGQRPDGPEPRFAEYEDEAAEASAVARRVRELLDADVPASEIAVLFRVNAQSEAYEQALTEAGIPYLVRGGERFFQRTEVRQAMAALRTASMEPTSLELVTAVRSVLARVGLTEQPPSGGAAKERWDALLALVELAEELAATVEDADLPRFVAELEQRAAAQHPPTVEGVTLASLHAAKGLEWDAVFLVGLSEGTMPILHADGDDAAIEEERRLFYVGVTRAREHLSLSWSLSRGPGRGRNRRRSRFLYGLIPEDHPAARVARSQQTAKPGSKVARCRLCGGPLVQTMEVKLGRCGKCPSTVDEELLEKLKTWRGERSRELKVPAFVVFTDATLMAIAEQRPTDDGALVSISGIGATKLERFGAEVLDVVRSSMRS; this is encoded by the coding sequence GTGGCCATCGCATCGTCTCCCCAGAGCCGGCAGAGCCGCGCGAGCCTGCTCGACGGGCTTGATCCCGAACAGCGCGCCGCCGCGGCGGCCCCGCGCGGCCCGGTGTGCGTCCTCGCCGGCGCGGGCACCGGAAAGACCCGGACGATCACGCACCGCATCGCCCACCTGGTCCGTTCGGGCCACGTCGCGGCCGGGCAGGTGCTGGCCGTCACCTTCACCACGCGCGCGGCGGGGGAGATGCGCACCCGGCTGCGCGGCCTCGGGGTCGACGCGGCGCAGGCGCTGACCTTCCACGCCGCCGCCCGCCGTCAGCTCCGCTACTTCTGGCCGCGGGTCGTCGGCGACCGGCCGTGGGACCTGATCGACAACAAGTTCCGGCTCGTCGCCCAGGCCGCCCAGCGCGTCCGGCTGAGCACCGAGACCGAGGTGCTGCGCGACCTGGCGAGCGAGATCGAGTGGAGCAAGGCGTCGCTGGTCTCGCCGGACGACTACCCGTCGGTCGCCGCGCGGATGCAGCGCGACACTCCCGCGCCGGTCGCGCAGGTCGCCGAGGTCTACCGCTGGTACGAGGAGCTGAAGACGAACGCGCAGGTCCTCGACTTCGACGACCTGCTCCTGCAGACCACCGCGGTGCTGGAGAAGCACGACGCGGTCGCCGCCGAGTTCCGCGACCGGTACCGCTGCTTCGTGGTCGACGAGTACCAGGACGTCACGCCATTGCAGCAGCGCCTGCTCGACGCGTGGCTCGGCGGCCGCGACGACCTCACCGTCGTCGGCGACGCCAACCAGACCATCTACTCGTTCGGCGGCGCCTCGCCGAAGTCGCTGCTGGAGTTCACGCGGCGGTTCCCGGAGGCGACCGTCGTGCGCCTCGAACGCGATTACCGGTCCACCCCGCAGGTCGTCGCGCTCGCGAACCGCGTGATCGGGGCCGCGCGCGGCCGTCCCGCCGGGTCGCGGCTGAAGCTCATCGGGCAGCGGCCGGACGGCCCGGAGCCGCGGTTCGCGGAATACGAGGACGAGGCCGCCGAGGCCAGCGCGGTCGCGCGGCGGGTCCGCGAACTGCTCGACGCGGACGTGCCGGCGAGCGAGATCGCGGTGCTGTTCCGAGTGAACGCGCAGTCGGAGGCGTACGAGCAGGCGCTCACCGAAGCCGGGATCCCGTACCTGGTCCGCGGCGGCGAGCGGTTCTTCCAGCGCACCGAGGTGCGGCAGGCGATGGCGGCGCTGCGCACGGCGTCGATGGAGCCCACTTCGCTGGAGCTGGTCACCGCGGTGCGCTCGGTGCTCGCGCGGGTCGGGCTCACCGAGCAGCCGCCGTCGGGCGGAGCGGCGAAGGAGCGGTGGGACGCGCTGCTCGCGCTGGTGGAACTGGCCGAGGAGCTGGCGGCGACGGTCGAGGACGCGGACCTGCCGCGGTTCGTCGCGGAACTCGAACAGCGCGCGGCAGCGCAGCATCCGCCGACCGTCGAGGGAGTGACGCTCGCGTCGCTGCACGCGGCGAAGGGCCTCGAGTGGGACGCGGTGTTCCTCGTCGGGCTGTCCGAGGGCACGATGCCGATCCTGCACGCGGACGGCGACGACGCCGCGATCGAAGAGGAACGGCGGTTGTTCTACGTCGGCGTCACGCGGGCCCGGGAGCACCTGTCGCTGTCGTGGTCGCTCTCGCGCGGGCCGGGCCGGGGACGCAACCGGCGCCGTTCGCGCTTCCTGTACGGGCTGATCCCGGAGGACCACCCGGCGGCGCGCGTCGCCCGTTCGCAGCAGACGGCGAAGCCCGGGTCGAAGGTCGCCCGCTGCCGGCTGTGCGGGGGTCCGCTGGTGCAGACCATGGAGGTCAAGCTCGGCCGCTGCGGGAAGTGCCCGTCCACAGTGGATGAGGAACTGCTGGAGAAGCTGAAGACGTGGCGCGGGGAGCGTTCGCGGGAGTTGAAGGTGCCCGCGTTCGTCGTGTTCACCGACGCGACGCTGATGGCGATCGCCGAACAACGGCCGACCGACGACGGCGCGCTGGTGTCGATCTCCGGCATCGGCGCGACGAAGCTGGAACGGTTCGGCGCCGAGGTGCTCGACGTGGTCCGGTCGTCCATGCGATCTTGA
- the glnA gene encoding type I glutamate--ammonia ligase, whose product MPTTPDDIQRLIADEKVESIDVRFCDLPGVMQHFTVPAKAFDLEAYEEGLAFDGSSVRGFQSIHESDMLLLPDPETARIDPFRKAKTLSLNFFVHDPFTREAYSRDPRNIARKAEQYISEYGVADNVYFGPEAEFYIFDSVRFEDAEHLSFHEIDSIEGWWNTGADTEGGNQGYKTRFKGGYFPVPPVDHFADLRDDIVRQLTNSGFEIERAHHEVGTAGQTEINYKFNTLLHAADDLQLFKYIVKNTVFAAGKTATFMPKPLAGDNGSGMHCHQSLWKDGQPLFHDESGYAGLSDTARHYIGGLLKHAPSLLAFTNPTVNSYHRLVPGFEAPVSLVYSQRNRSACVRIPITGNNAKAKRAEFRCPDSSGNPYLAFSAMMMAGLDGIKNKIEPPEPIDKDLYELPPEEAKNVKLVPGDLGTVLDTLEQDHDYLLEGGVFTPDVIETWIQYKRENEIDPLRLRPHPYEFSLYYDV is encoded by the coding sequence GTGCCCACTACTCCAGACGACATTCAGCGCCTCATCGCCGATGAGAAGGTGGAGTCCATCGACGTCAGGTTCTGCGACCTGCCGGGCGTCATGCAGCACTTCACGGTGCCCGCGAAGGCGTTCGACCTGGAGGCGTACGAAGAGGGTCTCGCCTTCGACGGCTCCTCGGTGCGCGGCTTCCAGTCGATCCACGAGTCCGACATGCTGCTGCTGCCGGACCCCGAGACGGCGCGGATCGACCCGTTCCGCAAGGCGAAGACGCTCTCGCTGAACTTCTTCGTGCACGACCCGTTCACCCGGGAGGCTTACAGCCGCGACCCGCGCAACATCGCGCGCAAGGCCGAGCAGTACATCTCGGAGTACGGCGTCGCCGACAACGTGTACTTCGGCCCGGAGGCGGAGTTCTACATCTTCGACTCGGTCCGCTTCGAGGACGCCGAGCACCTGTCGTTCCACGAGATCGACTCGATCGAGGGCTGGTGGAACACCGGCGCCGACACCGAGGGCGGGAACCAGGGCTACAAGACCCGGTTCAAGGGCGGCTACTTCCCCGTCCCGCCGGTCGATCACTTCGCCGACCTGCGCGACGACATCGTCCGCCAGCTGACGAACTCCGGCTTCGAGATCGAGCGCGCGCACCACGAGGTGGGCACCGCCGGCCAGACGGAGATCAACTACAAGTTCAACACGCTGCTGCACGCTGCCGACGACCTGCAGCTGTTCAAGTACATCGTGAAGAACACCGTGTTCGCCGCGGGCAAGACCGCGACGTTCATGCCGAAGCCGCTCGCCGGCGACAACGGCTCGGGCATGCACTGCCACCAGTCGCTGTGGAAGGACGGCCAGCCGCTGTTCCACGACGAGTCCGGCTACGCGGGCCTGTCCGACACGGCGCGGCACTACATCGGCGGCCTGCTCAAGCACGCCCCGAGCCTGCTGGCGTTCACCAACCCGACGGTGAACTCCTACCACCGCCTGGTGCCGGGCTTCGAGGCCCCGGTTTCGCTGGTGTACTCGCAGCGCAACCGCTCCGCCTGCGTCCGCATCCCGATCACCGGCAACAACGCGAAGGCCAAGCGCGCCGAGTTCCGCTGCCCGGACTCGTCGGGCAACCCGTACCTGGCGTTCTCCGCGATGATGATGGCCGGGCTCGACGGCATCAAGAACAAGATCGAGCCGCCGGAGCCGATCGACAAGGACCTCTACGAGCTGCCGCCCGAGGAGGCCAAGAACGTCAAGCTGGTCCCGGGCGACCTCGGCACCGTGCTGGACACCCTGGAGCAGGACCACGACTACCTGCTCGAGGGCGGCGTCTTCACGCCCGACGTGATCGAGACGTGGATCCAGTACAAGCGCGAAAACGAAATCGACCCGCTGCGGCTTCGCCCGCACCCGTACGAGTTCTCGCTGTACTACGACGTGTGA
- a CDS encoding class I SAM-dependent methyltransferase yields MSGHTHDHIDWADRLALLRAADALDAPAHAAIAARLAAKLPANPTVLDLGCGAGGMSTHFARALAARNGGTIVLVDATPELLHEAERAVRAAAQDSQARSTHPGNDGAPDGSAAPSDGHLAAADGTALAAKGLVSAVGGAASTAECPAPAAGGTASTTGGAAPAADGPAPAAKGPAPAAGGTASAAEGTAAAADGPAPAAGGTASAAEGAASAVEVRAVVADLADSALPDLLPTADLVWASRVVHHLPDQQAAIGTVTAIARSGGVVALAEGGLPFSCLPWDLGLGRPGLEARLQAAQAEWFVGMREGIDGAVPMPYGWPVALERAGLADVGSFSALVDHPAPGPDGLTDYVHHHLSRLATHGADHLSDDDRATLASLLDPDSSHYLGNRRDLFLLGVRTVHHGRRP; encoded by the coding sequence GTGTCCGGACATACGCACGACCACATCGACTGGGCTGACCGGCTGGCCCTCCTCCGCGCAGCCGACGCCCTCGACGCTCCCGCCCACGCCGCCATCGCCGCCCGCCTGGCCGCGAAACTCCCCGCCAACCCGACGGTGCTCGACCTGGGCTGCGGAGCCGGTGGCATGAGCACCCACTTCGCCCGAGCCCTGGCCGCCCGGAACGGCGGCACCATCGTCCTGGTCGACGCGACGCCCGAACTACTCCACGAGGCCGAACGCGCCGTACGCGCCGCCGCGCAGGACAGCCAGGCACGCTCAACGCACCCGGGCAACGACGGTGCGCCCGACGGAAGCGCTGCCCCATCGGACGGCCATCTCGCCGCAGCCGACGGCACCGCACTGGCAGCCAAGGGCCTCGTATCGGCAGTCGGTGGCGCCGCATCGACTGCCGAATGCCCCGCACCAGCAGCCGGTGGCACCGCATCGACCACCGGGGGTGCCGCACCGGCAGCCGACGGCCCCGCACCGGCAGCCAAAGGCCCCGCGCCAGCAGCCGGTGGAACCGCGTCGGCCGCCGAAGGTACTGCAGCGGCAGCCGACGGCCCCGCACCGGCAGCCGGTGGAACCGCGTCGGCCGCCGAGGGCGCCGCATCGGCAGTTGAGGTTCGCGCAGTCGTTGCCGATCTCGCTGACAGCGCCCTGCCCGATTTGCTGCCCACCGCGGATCTCGTATGGGCGTCGCGCGTCGTGCATCACCTTCCGGACCAGCAGGCCGCGATCGGCACGGTTACCGCGATCGCGCGAAGTGGTGGCGTGGTCGCGCTCGCTGAGGGTGGATTGCCTTTCTCTTGCCTCCCTTGGGATCTAGGACTCGGACGGCCTGGTCTCGAAGCTCGCTTGCAGGCCGCGCAGGCGGAATGGTTCGTCGGAATGCGCGAGGGCATCGACGGTGCCGTGCCGATGCCGTACGGCTGGCCAGTCGCGCTCGAACGCGCCGGACTCGCTGACGTCGGCTCGTTCAGCGCACTGGTGGATCACCCCGCACCGGGACCCGACGGTCTCACTGACTACGTACACCACCACCTTTCCCGTCTCGCGACCCACGGTGCCGACCACCTCTCGGATGACGACCGCGCGACATTGGCTTCCCTTCTCGATCCGGACAGCTCCCACTACCTCGGCAACCGCCGAGACCTCTTCCTGCTCGGCGTACGCACCGTCCACCACGGACGCCGGCCATGA
- a CDS encoding DUF4191 domain-containing protein — protein sequence MAGKQDKEAAKQAKREKRAASKARRGQLFEAFKMQRREDPMLIPWMVGSIVVVAGVLFCIGLIFGIQWTLLPLGVVLGILLAVIIFGRRVQRTVYGKADGQPGAGAWALENMRGKWKVTPTVAATTQLDAVHRVLGHPGVILVAEGAPHRVKGLLAQEKKRVSRLVGDTPIYDVTIGHEDKQVPLKKLQSHLTKLPRNLKPAQIDALEAKLAALGSRGAAMPKGPMPAGAKMRNVQRTIRRR from the coding sequence ATGGCGGGCAAGCAGGACAAGGAAGCGGCCAAGCAGGCCAAGCGGGAAAAGCGCGCGGCGAGCAAGGCCCGGCGCGGGCAGCTGTTCGAGGCGTTCAAGATGCAGCGCCGCGAAGACCCGATGCTCATCCCCTGGATGGTCGGTTCGATCGTGGTGGTCGCCGGTGTGCTGTTCTGCATCGGCCTCATTTTCGGCATCCAGTGGACGCTGCTGCCGCTGGGCGTCGTGCTCGGCATCCTGCTCGCCGTGATCATCTTCGGCAGGCGCGTGCAGCGCACCGTCTACGGGAAGGCCGACGGCCAGCCCGGCGCGGGGGCCTGGGCGCTGGAGAACATGCGCGGCAAGTGGAAGGTCACCCCGACCGTCGCCGCGACGACCCAGCTCGACGCCGTCCACCGCGTGCTCGGCCACCCCGGCGTGATCCTCGTGGCCGAAGGCGCGCCGCACCGCGTGAAGGGCCTGCTCGCGCAGGAGAAGAAGCGCGTGTCGCGGCTGGTCGGCGACACCCCGATCTACGACGTGACGATCGGCCACGAGGACAAGCAGGTCCCGCTCAAGAAGCTGCAGTCGCATCTGACGAAGCTGCCGCGCAACCTCAAGCCGGCCCAGATCGACGCCCTCGAGGCGAAGCTGGCCGCGCTCGGTTCGCGCGGCGCGGCGATGCCGAAGGGCCCGATGCCCGCGGGCGCGAAGATGCGGAACGTGCAGCGCACTATCCGCCGTCGCTGA
- a CDS encoding maleylpyruvate isomerase family mycothiol-dependent enzyme: MTELNPERTRRAIVDHTRRLAEAAVAAGPEAAVPTAPKWAVADLVAHVGQTQHWVAEIIERRITDPAQLPTEMATPPADSREWQDWLSESALRVASACSDDALDAPVFNASGDARSGTQFWMSSMLNEAVVHGFDAAKAADRPVDVDADVAAALITNHLTMLTSPTWEMQRPVSAHAIRGTGQTLQWLATDIADGAWFVERRPEGASWQAGNRAADVTMTGPAQSLLFLLTRRLPLTDRDSTGISVEGDTTLAQHWLDNTAHASD, from the coding sequence ATGACTGAACTGAACCCCGAACGCACCCGGCGCGCGATCGTCGACCACACCCGGCGCCTGGCGGAAGCAGCCGTCGCCGCCGGACCCGAGGCCGCGGTGCCGACCGCCCCGAAGTGGGCTGTCGCTGACCTGGTCGCGCACGTGGGCCAGACCCAGCACTGGGTCGCGGAGATCATCGAGCGGCGCATCACCGACCCGGCCCAGCTGCCCACCGAGATGGCCACGCCGCCCGCCGACTCCCGCGAATGGCAGGACTGGCTGTCGGAGTCCGCACTGCGGGTCGCCAGCGCGTGCTCGGACGACGCGCTCGACGCGCCGGTCTTCAACGCCTCGGGTGACGCACGGTCGGGGACACAGTTTTGGATGTCCAGCATGCTCAACGAAGCGGTTGTCCACGGTTTCGACGCCGCCAAAGCCGCGGACCGACCAGTCGACGTCGACGCCGACGTCGCAGCCGCGCTCATCACCAACCACCTCACCATGCTCACCTCGCCCACCTGGGAAATGCAGCGTCCTGTATCCGCGCACGCCATCCGGGGCACCGGGCAGACCCTGCAGTGGCTGGCCACCGATATCGCCGACGGCGCGTGGTTCGTCGAACGGCGTCCGGAGGGTGCGTCGTGGCAAGCCGGAAACCGCGCGGCCGACGTGACGATGACCGGACCGGCTCAATCGCTGTTGTTCCTCTTGACCCGACGGCTCCCGCTAACCGACCGCGACAGCACCGGCATCAGCGTCGAAGGCGACACCACCCTCGCCCAGCACTGGCTGGACAACACCGCCCACGCCAGCGACTGA
- a CDS encoding metalloregulator ArsR/SmtB family transcription factor translates to MPKQLPVVALDDCCSPLAREPLGEDQAVELSKLFKAMADPVRLRLLSLIASHAGGEACVCDLTDAFDLTGPTISHHLKVLRESGLITGERRGTWVYYRVHPEVLARLSAVLVPGDTPVPA, encoded by the coding sequence ATGCCGAAACAGTTGCCGGTCGTCGCGCTGGACGACTGCTGTTCCCCGCTGGCTCGCGAACCGCTGGGCGAGGACCAAGCCGTCGAGCTGTCCAAGCTGTTCAAGGCGATGGCCGACCCGGTCCGGTTGCGGCTGCTGTCGCTGATCGCCTCCCACGCGGGCGGCGAAGCGTGCGTGTGCGACCTGACCGACGCGTTCGACCTGACCGGCCCGACCATCTCCCATCACCTCAAGGTGTTGCGCGAGTCCGGCCTGATCACCGGCGAACGGCGGGGGACCTGGGTGTACTACCGCGTGCATCCGGAGGTGCTGGCCCGGTTGTCGGCCGTGCTCGTCCCCGGCGACACTCCGGTCCCGGCATGA
- a CDS encoding ArsI/CadI family heavy metal resistance metalloenzyme: MSRVQLALRVGDLEGSIGFYSKLFGAEPAKLRPGYANFAVAEPALKLVLLEGEPGQATVLDHLGIEVESTDQVSEASKRLTGEGLETLTEDDTTCCYAIQDKVWVHGPGQEPWEVYTVKADSQTFGASALTCCTPDADTGQVCCS, translated from the coding sequence ATGTCACGGGTACAGCTCGCGCTGCGCGTCGGGGACCTCGAAGGCTCGATCGGCTTCTACTCGAAGCTGTTCGGCGCCGAACCGGCCAAACTCCGGCCTGGGTATGCCAACTTCGCCGTCGCCGAACCCGCGCTCAAGCTCGTGCTTCTGGAGGGAGAGCCGGGGCAGGCGACGGTCCTGGACCACCTTGGCATCGAGGTGGAGTCGACCGACCAGGTGAGCGAAGCCAGCAAACGCCTCACCGGCGAGGGCCTGGAGACGCTGACCGAGGATGACACGACCTGCTGCTACGCGATCCAGGACAAGGTGTGGGTGCACGGCCCCGGCCAGGAACCCTGGGAGGTCTATACGGTCAAGGCCGACTCGCAGACCTTCGGTGCCTCCGCGCTGACGTGCTGCACCCCGGATGCGGACACCGGCCAGGTCTGCTGTTCCTGA
- a CDS encoding RDD family protein translates to MARWTGEWLPGTGDGSTAAGPREAPKWRGESMGLPESGVGAVAGGGPRFLALVLDLVLASLITALFVRYDLQNAAAMQTFNLWAGAVWAVITVIPVTFFGFTPGMAALGIRVARLDGAAMVGPWRALVRMVLTALLLPPLVRNADGRNWLDRATNTVVIRMR, encoded by the coding sequence GTGGCGAGATGGACGGGTGAATGGCTCCCGGGCACGGGCGACGGCTCCACCGCGGCGGGTCCGCGCGAGGCCCCTAAGTGGCGCGGCGAGTCGATGGGCCTGCCCGAATCCGGGGTGGGCGCGGTGGCGGGCGGCGGTCCGCGTTTCCTCGCGCTCGTCCTCGACCTCGTGCTCGCTTCCCTGATCACGGCCCTGTTCGTGCGCTACGACCTGCAGAACGCCGCCGCGATGCAGACGTTCAACCTCTGGGCGGGTGCGGTCTGGGCGGTCATCACGGTCATTCCGGTCACGTTCTTCGGCTTCACCCCCGGCATGGCGGCGCTCGGCATCCGGGTGGCCCGTCTGGACGGGGCGGCCATGGTCGGCCCCTGGCGCGCGCTCGTGCGGATGGTGCTGACCGCGCTGCTGCTCCCGCCGCTGGTCCGCAACGCCGACGGCCGCAACTGGCTCGACCGCGCCACCAACACCGTCGTCATCCGGATGCGCTGA
- a CDS encoding WhiB family transcriptional regulator — MSSAIALAEGPLAEGFDIGDLLDGVAEPELPCRSRDADLWFAESPAELERAKAFCASCPVREACLAGALARREPWGVWGGEIFERGAVIARKRPRGRPRKNAALEPAAAARSAAA, encoded by the coding sequence ATGTCATCCGCCATCGCCCTAGCCGAGGGCCCCTTAGCCGAAGGGTTCGACATCGGCGACCTGCTCGACGGGGTCGCGGAACCCGAACTGCCCTGCCGCTCGCGCGACGCGGACCTCTGGTTCGCCGAATCGCCCGCGGAACTCGAGCGGGCCAAGGCGTTCTGCGCCAGCTGCCCGGTCCGCGAGGCCTGCCTCGCGGGCGCACTCGCCCGGCGTGAGCCGTGGGGTGTCTGGGGAGGCGAAATCTTCGAGCGCGGCGCGGTGATCGCCCGCAAGCGGCCCCGTGGCCGTCCGCGCAAGAACGCCGCCCTCGAACCCGCCGCAGCAGCCCGGAGCGCAGCCGCATGA